Sequence from the Phyllobacterium zundukense genome:
GAGGCGATAGTCAGCAGAAGCGCGCCAATCTGTCAGGGGCGTGAAATCATCGGAGAATGCTGCCGCTGCCTTTTCAATCGCGCCCTCGTCCCAAACGGCGCCGGTCAACGATGCCTCGACCGCACTTGCACGCTTGGGAGTTCCGGCCATCCCGCCGAATGCGATGATTGCATTCTCCACCCGGCCCCGTTCGTCGAGAGTAATCCGGAACGCACCACAGACCGAGGAAATGTCTTCATCCAGCCGCTTGGAAATCTTGTAGACGCGATAAATATCGTCGGAGCCTAGGTACGGGATATGGATCGCTTCCACGAACTCGCCGGGTGCACGATCCTGTTTGCCATACTCGATAAAGTATTTCTCAATTGGAACGGAGCGGCGATTGTTACCCTTGCGCAATTGAACTGTCGCACCAAGCCCGATCAGAGCTGGGGGCGTGTCGCCGATTGGCGAGCCGTTGGCGACGTTGCCACCGACAGTCCCCATGTTGCGAACCTGCTCACCGCCAATGCGGTTCCAGAGCTCTGTCAACTGCGGGAAATGGCGAATGATGACGGGATAGGCCTCGGTGTAGCTGACGCCTGCACCAAGCATCAGACGATCGTCGTCCTCTGTTATCAGCCGCAAGTCATCAAGATGCGACAGGAAGACCACCGGGCCGATCTCGCGCATGAACTTCGTCACCCAGAGACCGACATCCGTCGAGCCGGCAACGATGGTCGCGCCGGGATTGCGCTCCAGAACGTCCGCGAAATCATCGACATTGGCGGGAAGAACAAGCCGTTGCTTCCCCTCACCGAGGACAACATGCTTACCGTCTTTCAACGCAAGCAGTTGCTGGGTAACACGAGCCCGTTCAGTGACGAGCGGATCTTTATTCAGATCGCCGATCGCGGTAACGCTTTCTGCGGCCCGGATGATCGCGGCGTAGCCGGTACAACGGCAGAGATTACCCTGCAGAGACTTCTCGATTTCCTGGATATTCGGTTTCGCGTTCTGCATCCACAGACCGTAGAGCGACATGACGAAGCCGGGCGTGCAGAAACCGCACTGCGAAGCATGGGTATCAACCATCGCCTGCTGCACCGGATGCAATGTTCCATCCGATCCAGCCAGCGCCTCGACCGTCACGACATGGCAACCGTCCAGCGAACCAACAAAGCGGATGCAGGCGTTGACTGATTCATATTTGAGCAAGCCGTTGAACAGGCGTCCCACGAGGACTGTGCAAGCGCCGCAATCGCCCTCCGCACATCCCTCCTTGGTGCCACGCAGTTTGCGGTCAAGCCGGAGAAAATCGAGGAGAGTTTCGGTCGGAGAAACGTCGGTGCGTTCGACAACCTTATCGTTGAGCAGAAACCGGATGCTGTTGCGGATTTGTAGTTCCATGTGGAATCAGCTCCCCCGATAGGTTGAATAGCCGAAAGGAGCGACAAGCAGTGGCACGTGATAATGAACGTTCTCATCATCGATCCCAAAGCGGATCGGGACTACGTCGAGAAATGGCGTCTGGCCATTCGCAGGCTGGCCGCCGAAGTATTCGCCTACGTGGAACCGAAGCTCGTAAGCACCAGAGCGCATATCAACGCCGGTCAATAACGGTTTGTTGCAGCGTCCATCTTCATTGGTGCGTGTGCTGTGCAGAGGTAGAAGGCGGTCGCCATCGACGCGAAAGAGATCGATCCGCAAGCTGGCGGCGGGCTTGCCGCTGGCCGTATCGAGCACATGGGTCGTCAGGCGGCCGGCAACTTCATCGTGAAGGCTCATGTGTGTTCCTCCCTCCCGCGGAGTACTTTCAATTTCCATCGCTCAATGTGCCCCTTGGCATCAGTCCCGGGTAGGCAGCGCCTGATTGCAGGACTTTCAAAATTTTCTGGGGGAATGCCTCGTCCATTATTTGAGTATTCAGAGTGGAATAGCGATTTGAGGAGGGACCACATTGGCGAGATATTCCCGCGACATGCACGGCTACGGCGCAAATCCACCGCCAGCCAACTGGCCAGATAGTGCGCGCATCGCCGTTCAGTTCGTTGTGAATTACGAAGAAGGCGGCGAGAACTGCGTTCTGCATGGCGACGCCGCCTCCGAAGCTTTCCTGTCAGAGATTGTCGGCGCACAAGCGTGGCCTGATCAGCGCCACTGGAACATGGAGTCCATCTACGAGTACGGAGCCCGCGCCGGTTTTTGGCGCCTCCACGGCCTGCTGACATCGAAGAACGTGCCCGTCACGGTCTACGGCGTGGCGACAGCCCTGCAGCGGTCGCCTTCGCAAGTTCAAGCCATGCTTGATGCAAACTGGGAGATCGCATCGCACGGCCTGAAATGGATCGACTACAAGGATTACAGTGCT
This genomic interval carries:
- the xdhA gene encoding xanthine dehydrogenase small subunit produces the protein MELQIRNSIRFLLNDKVVERTDVSPTETLLDFLRLDRKLRGTKEGCAEGDCGACTVLVGRLFNGLLKYESVNACIRFVGSLDGCHVVTVEALAGSDGTLHPVQQAMVDTHASQCGFCTPGFVMSLYGLWMQNAKPNIQEIEKSLQGNLCRCTGYAAIIRAAESVTAIGDLNKDPLVTERARVTQQLLALKDGKHVVLGEGKQRLVLPANVDDFADVLERNPGATIVAGSTDVGLWVTKFMREIGPVVFLSHLDDLRLITEDDDRLMLGAGVSYTEAYPVIIRHFPQLTELWNRIGGEQVRNMGTVGGNVANGSPIGDTPPALIGLGATVQLRKGNNRRSVPIEKYFIEYGKQDRAPGEFVEAIHIPYLGSDDIYRVYKISKRLDEDISSVCGAFRITLDERGRVENAIIAFGGMAGTPKRASAVEASLTGAVWDEGAIEKAAAAFSDDFTPLTDWRASADYRLLVAKNLLRRFYLETGGEKLVRLNRYEPAFG
- the uraH gene encoding hydroxyisourate hydrolase, with translation MSLHDEVAGRLTTHVLDTASGKPAASLRIDLFRVDGDRLLPLHSTRTNEDGRCNKPLLTGVDMRSGAYELRFHVGEYFGGQPANGQTPFLDVVPIRFGIDDENVHYHVPLLVAPFGYSTYRGS